Proteins found in one Plectropomus leopardus isolate mb chromosome 9, YSFRI_Pleo_2.0, whole genome shotgun sequence genomic segment:
- the gpr101 gene encoding probable G-protein coupled receptor 101: MPSSQAPDVGTNFTDVPWESGFTRSSQDPFWFSAVNSVVKMVLISVIVCVSLFGNVVVLLVFQRKPQLLHVANRFVLNLLLADLLQTILVMPFAIAATVPGVWPLDARLCQALVVLMHLFAFAGVNTIIVVSVDRYLAIIHPLSYPTRMTPHLGTNLIICTWVLSFLQSTPPLYGWGAIDFDRRHNVCSVVWSSSLSYSAVVSTFSFWLPVLIMLGCYWMVFRAARRQNALVHPIQTQSYSQPCPQDFQGPSSPQRQLQQASSPDGPYSARGYPVRVRQRRFHYHCKAARVVFVIMASYILSMGPYSILNTISMNARAAVPPWLSSLALVLFFLQCCLHPYIYGYMHRSVRKEFLALLCGLFCKQGRPSQSSAMESCFTTTEGRTGAHPHLPSLTARVFPLRTWEECTTSSSPTFERKSRDSRKETTSTSVSSERELTVHSKQNT; the protein is encoded by the coding sequence ATGCCAAGCTCTCAGGCGCCCGATGTGGGCACAAATTTCACTGATGTTCCCTGGGAGTCTGGTTTCACCCGCTCCAGTCAAGACCCATTCTGGTTCTCCGCTGTTAACAGTGTGGTGAAGATGGTGCTCATatctgtcattgtgtgtgtgtctttatttggGAATGTGGTGGTTCTGCTGGTGTTTCAGAGGAAACCTCAGCTCCTTCACGTAGCCAACCGCTTCGTCCTCAACCTTCTCTTGGCAGACCTTCTCCAGACCATATTAGTCATGCCCTTTGCCATTGCAGCCACCGTGCCAGGTGTGTGGCCCCTGGACGCCCGACTGTGCCAAGCTCTTGTTGTGCTCATGCACCTTTTTGCATTCGCTGGGGTCAACACCATTATAGTTGTCTCCGTAGATCGTTACCTGGCTATCATCCACCCTCTGTCTTATCCCACCAGAATGACCCCTCACCTGGGCACTAACCTGATCATCTGCACGTGGGTGCTCAGTTTCCTGCAGAGCACACCTCCGCTCTACGGCTGGGGGGCCATTGACTTTGACCGCCGCCACAACGTGTGCTCGGTGGTGTGGTCGTCTAGCCTGTCCTACTCTGCTGTGGTGTCCACCTTCTCCTTCTGGCTGCCAGTGCTCATCATGCTTGGATGTTATTGGATGGTGTTCAGAGCAGCTCGGAGGCAAAACGCACTTGTGCACCCCATACAGACACAATCCTACTCCCAGCCCTGCCCACAGGACTTCCAGGGACCTAGCAGTCCACAGCGGCAGCTCCAGCAGGCCAGTTCACCTGATGGCCCCTACTCAGCCAGGGGGTACCCTGTTCGAGTCAGGCAGAGACGCTTCCACTACCACTGCAAGGCAGCTCGTGTAGTATTTGTCATCATGGCCTCATATATCCTCAGCATGGGGCCTTACAGCATACTTAACACTATATCTATGAATGCCAGAGCAGCTGTGCCGCCCTGGTTGTCCTCCCTCGCccttgtgcttttctttttgcagtgcTGCCTCCACCCCTACATTTACGGTTACATGCACCGCAGCGTGAGGAAGGAATTCCTAGCCCTGCTCTGCGGGCTGTTCTGCAAACAAGGCCGCCCCAGTCAGAGCTCCGCCATGGAGAGCTGCTTCACAACCACAGAGGGACGTACGGGTGCCCACCCTCACCTGCCCAGCCTGACTGCTAGAGTCTTCCCTCTGCGGACTTGGGAAGAGTGCACAACATCCTCCTCTCCTACTTTTGAGAGGAAGTCCAGAGACAGTCGTAAAGAAACCACCTCAACCAGCGTCAGCTCTGAGAGAGAGCTCACAGTCCATAGCAAGCAAAACACATAA
- the LOC121948489 gene encoding transmembrane 9 superfamily member 2 isoform X1, translated as MKRRIHLSFVLVYSLVSYVCLCSAFYLPGLAPVSFCEDGKGSEDCQTVIQLFVNRLDSVESVLPYEYDVFDFCKDAKEMRPSENLGQVLFGERIESSPYKVNFKQDVKCSTVCTKTYKKGSQEDATKLDFLKMGMQLNYQHHWIIDNMPVTWCYDVEDGQKYCNPGFPIGCLVTADGRAKDACVINSEFNKKNTFYVFNHVDIKITYHSGTSEGWRGARLVAATLEPKSIKQADEKNPSCDGGSPMEVPGEFDSDVSIVYTYSVAFDENNSIKWASRWDYILVSMPHTNIQWFSIMNSLVIVLFLSGMVAMIMLRTLHKDIARYNQVDQADLIKLPASKEKSSVNYEDAQEESGWKQVHGDVFRPPRKGMLLSVFLGQGTQIFIMTFITLFLACLGFLSPANRGALMTCAVVLWVLLGPPPGYVSARLYKTFGGEKWKTNVLLTALLCPGIVFADFFLMNLILWVEGSSAAIPFGTLVAILALWFGISVPLTFVGAYFGFKKPAIEQPVRTNQIPRQIPEQSFFTKPIPGIVMGGILPFGCIFIQLFFILNSIWSHQMYYMFGFLFLVFIILLITCSEATILLCYFHLCAEDYHWWWRSFLTSGFTAVYLFIYAVHYFFSKLQIIGAASTILYFGYTMIMVLIFFLFTGTIGFFACFWFVNKIYSVVKVD; from the exons ATGAAGAGGCGGATACACTTAAGTTTTGTGCTGGTTTACTCGCTAGTCTCGTATGTCTGTTTGTGCTCGGCGTTTTATCTTCCGGGTTTAGCACCAGTGAGTTTTTGTGAAGACGGCAAAGGCAGTGAAGATTGCCAG ACAGTGATTCAACTGTTCGTCAATCGCTTGGACTCAGTGGAGTCAGTCCTGCCTTACGAGTATGATGT aTTTGACTTTTGCAAAGATGCCAAGGAAATGAGGCCTTCAGAGAACCTTGGACAGGTGCTGTTTGGTGAGCGAATTGAGTCTTCACCATACAAG GTCAACTTCAAACAAGATGTTAAATGCAGCACGGTGTGCACCAAAACGTACAAGAAAGGCAGTCAGGAGGATGCAACCAAACTGGATTTTCTGAAGATGGGAATGCAGCTGAACTACCAGCACCACTG gatcaTAGACAACATGCCAGTGACGTGGTGCTATGATGTTGAAGATGGCCAGAAGTACTGCAACCCAGGTTTCCCCATTGGCTGCCTCGTCACCGCAGATGGCCGAGCTAAAGATGCTTGTGTTATCAAT tctgAGTTCaacaaaaagaacacattttatGTCTTCAACCACGTGGACATCAAGATCACTTACCACAGTGGAACATCAGAAGGATGGAGAGGAGCTCGACTTGTCGCCGCCACTCTGGAGCCAAAGAG TATCAAACAGgcagatgaaaaaaacccaagcTGTGACGGAGGCAGCCCAATGGAGGTTCCTGGAGAGTTTGATAGTGATGTGTCGATAGTTTACACCTACTCAGTTGCATTTGAT gaaaacaATTCTATCAAGTGGGCCTCCAGGTGGGACTACATCCTGGTCTCCATGCCTCACACCAACATCCAGTGGTTTAG CATCATGAACTCCTTGGTCATCGTCCTCTTCCTGTCTGGCATGGTCGCCATGATCATGCTGAGAACTCTGCACAAGGACATTGCAAGATACAACCAGGTGGACCAG GCAGACTTGATAAAGCTTCCAGCGTCCAAGGAAAAATCCTCTGTAAACTAC GAGGACGCACAGGAGGAGTCAGGGTGGAAGCAGGTGCACGGGGATGTTTTCCGTCCCCCCAGGAAAGGCATGCTGCTGTCTGTGTTCCTCGGACAGGGCACCCAGATCTTCATCATGACCTTCATCACTCTCT TCCTGGCCTGTCTGGGTTTCCTGTCACCCGCCAACAGAGGGGCTCTCATGACATGTGCTGTGGTACTATGGGTTCTGCTGGGCCCGCCTCCTGGCTACGTGTCTGCACGCCTTTACAAAA CTTTTGGAGGCGAAAAGTGGAAGACAAACGTCCTGCTGACAGCACTCTTGTGCCCAGG TATTGTGTTTGCAGACTTTTTCCTGATGAACCTGATCCTTTGGGTGGAGGGCTCCTCAGCAGCAATCCCCTTTGGCACTCTGGTGGCCATTTTGGCTCTGTGGTTTGGAATCTCCGTGCCCCTCACCTTCGTTGGTGCCTACTTTGGATTCAAGAAACCT GCAATTGAACAACCAGTGCGAACAAACCAAATCCCCCGTCAAATCCCTGAGCAGTCATTCTTTACGAAGCCTATCCCTGGTATCGTAATGGGCGGCATCCTGCCCTTCGGCTGCATCTTCATACAGCTTTTCTTTATTCTCAACAGCATTTG GTCTCATCAGATGTACTACATGTTTGGATTCCTGTTTCTGGTTTTCATTATTCTACTCATCACATGCTCCGAGGCCACAATCCTGCTCTGCTACTTCCACCTGTGTGCTGAG GACTACCATTGGTGGTGGCGTTCCTTCCTGACCAGCGGTTTCACAGCGGTCTATCTATTCATCTACGCCGTGCATTACTTCTTCTCAAAGCTGCAAATAATCGGAGCTGCCAGCACCATCCTCTACTTTGGATACACCATGATTATGGTCCttatcttcttcctcttcacaG GTACAATTGGCTTCTTCGCCTGCTTCTGGTTTGTAAATAAGATCTACAGTGTGGTCAAGGTGGACTAG
- the LOC121948489 gene encoding transmembrane 9 superfamily member 2 isoform X2 yields MKRRIHLSFVLVYSLVSYVCLCSAFYLPGLAPVSFCEDGKGSEDCQTVIQLFVNRLDSVESVLPYEYDVFDFCKDAKEMRPSENLGQVLFGERIESSPYKVNFKQDVKCSTVCTKTYKKGSQEDATKLDFLKMGMQLNYQHHWIIDNMPVTWCYDVEDGQKYCNPGFPIGCLVTADGRAKDACVINSEFNKKNTFYVFNHVDIKITYHSGTSEGWRGARLVAATLEPKSIKQADEKNPSCDGGSPMEVPGEFDSDVSIVYTYSVAFDENNSIKWASRWDYILVSMPHTNIQWFSIMNSLVIVLFLSGMVAMIMLRTLHKDIARYNQVDQEDAQEESGWKQVHGDVFRPPRKGMLLSVFLGQGTQIFIMTFITLFLACLGFLSPANRGALMTCAVVLWVLLGPPPGYVSARLYKTFGGEKWKTNVLLTALLCPGIVFADFFLMNLILWVEGSSAAIPFGTLVAILALWFGISVPLTFVGAYFGFKKPAIEQPVRTNQIPRQIPEQSFFTKPIPGIVMGGILPFGCIFIQLFFILNSIWSHQMYYMFGFLFLVFIILLITCSEATILLCYFHLCAEDYHWWWRSFLTSGFTAVYLFIYAVHYFFSKLQIIGAASTILYFGYTMIMVLIFFLFTGTIGFFACFWFVNKIYSVVKVD; encoded by the exons ATGAAGAGGCGGATACACTTAAGTTTTGTGCTGGTTTACTCGCTAGTCTCGTATGTCTGTTTGTGCTCGGCGTTTTATCTTCCGGGTTTAGCACCAGTGAGTTTTTGTGAAGACGGCAAAGGCAGTGAAGATTGCCAG ACAGTGATTCAACTGTTCGTCAATCGCTTGGACTCAGTGGAGTCAGTCCTGCCTTACGAGTATGATGT aTTTGACTTTTGCAAAGATGCCAAGGAAATGAGGCCTTCAGAGAACCTTGGACAGGTGCTGTTTGGTGAGCGAATTGAGTCTTCACCATACAAG GTCAACTTCAAACAAGATGTTAAATGCAGCACGGTGTGCACCAAAACGTACAAGAAAGGCAGTCAGGAGGATGCAACCAAACTGGATTTTCTGAAGATGGGAATGCAGCTGAACTACCAGCACCACTG gatcaTAGACAACATGCCAGTGACGTGGTGCTATGATGTTGAAGATGGCCAGAAGTACTGCAACCCAGGTTTCCCCATTGGCTGCCTCGTCACCGCAGATGGCCGAGCTAAAGATGCTTGTGTTATCAAT tctgAGTTCaacaaaaagaacacattttatGTCTTCAACCACGTGGACATCAAGATCACTTACCACAGTGGAACATCAGAAGGATGGAGAGGAGCTCGACTTGTCGCCGCCACTCTGGAGCCAAAGAG TATCAAACAGgcagatgaaaaaaacccaagcTGTGACGGAGGCAGCCCAATGGAGGTTCCTGGAGAGTTTGATAGTGATGTGTCGATAGTTTACACCTACTCAGTTGCATTTGAT gaaaacaATTCTATCAAGTGGGCCTCCAGGTGGGACTACATCCTGGTCTCCATGCCTCACACCAACATCCAGTGGTTTAG CATCATGAACTCCTTGGTCATCGTCCTCTTCCTGTCTGGCATGGTCGCCATGATCATGCTGAGAACTCTGCACAAGGACATTGCAAGATACAACCAGGTGGACCAG GAGGACGCACAGGAGGAGTCAGGGTGGAAGCAGGTGCACGGGGATGTTTTCCGTCCCCCCAGGAAAGGCATGCTGCTGTCTGTGTTCCTCGGACAGGGCACCCAGATCTTCATCATGACCTTCATCACTCTCT TCCTGGCCTGTCTGGGTTTCCTGTCACCCGCCAACAGAGGGGCTCTCATGACATGTGCTGTGGTACTATGGGTTCTGCTGGGCCCGCCTCCTGGCTACGTGTCTGCACGCCTTTACAAAA CTTTTGGAGGCGAAAAGTGGAAGACAAACGTCCTGCTGACAGCACTCTTGTGCCCAGG TATTGTGTTTGCAGACTTTTTCCTGATGAACCTGATCCTTTGGGTGGAGGGCTCCTCAGCAGCAATCCCCTTTGGCACTCTGGTGGCCATTTTGGCTCTGTGGTTTGGAATCTCCGTGCCCCTCACCTTCGTTGGTGCCTACTTTGGATTCAAGAAACCT GCAATTGAACAACCAGTGCGAACAAACCAAATCCCCCGTCAAATCCCTGAGCAGTCATTCTTTACGAAGCCTATCCCTGGTATCGTAATGGGCGGCATCCTGCCCTTCGGCTGCATCTTCATACAGCTTTTCTTTATTCTCAACAGCATTTG GTCTCATCAGATGTACTACATGTTTGGATTCCTGTTTCTGGTTTTCATTATTCTACTCATCACATGCTCCGAGGCCACAATCCTGCTCTGCTACTTCCACCTGTGTGCTGAG GACTACCATTGGTGGTGGCGTTCCTTCCTGACCAGCGGTTTCACAGCGGTCTATCTATTCATCTACGCCGTGCATTACTTCTTCTCAAAGCTGCAAATAATCGGAGCTGCCAGCACCATCCTCTACTTTGGATACACCATGATTATGGTCCttatcttcttcctcttcacaG GTACAATTGGCTTCTTCGCCTGCTTCTGGTTTGTAAATAAGATCTACAGTGTGGTCAAGGTGGACTAG
- the rbmx gene encoding RNA-binding motif protein, X chromosome: MAEADRPGKLFIGGLNTETTEKALEQYFSKYGRIVEVLLMKDRETNKSRGFAFVTFESPADAKDAAREMNGKSLDGKPIKVEQATKPQFESAGRRGPPSMHSRSRLPPRGPRGARGGPGMRGPPSRDYYDNSGNGEPFFKGMSSRGPPPMKRGPPVRNGGPPPKRSAPSGPMSRAPMSRDRDPYGPPPPRRDSMMSRRDDYPSPRDDHYNSKDSYSGRDYNSRDSRDYGPPQRDYSYREYSNSSSRDDYGSMSRGYSDRDGYGGGREPRSYMDRSSGGSYRDSYDGYGNSRSAPPSRGPPPTYGGSSGSSRYDDYGSSSRDGYGSRDSYPSSRSDPYPPSRGERMGRQERGPAPPVERGYPPRDSYSSSSRGGPRGGRGGNRPDRGMARSRY; the protein is encoded by the exons ATGGCAGAGGCAGACCGACCAGGGAAGCTCTTCATCGGTGGACTGAACACCGAGACCACCGAGAAGGCCCTGGAGCAGTACTTCAGCAAATATGGAAGGATTGTGGAAG TTCTTTTGATGAAAGACcgagaaacaaacaaatcaagagGCTTCGCTTTTGTTACTTTTGAAAGTCCGGCTGATGCAAAGGATGCAGCGCGCGAGATGAATGGAAAG TCTCTGGACGGAAAGCCTATCAAAGTTGAGCAAGCAACAAAGCCTCAGTTTGAGAGTGCGGGCAGGAGAGGACCTCCATCCATGCACTCCCGCAGTCGTCTTCCACCCAGGGGCCCCCGTGGTGCCCGGGGAGGTCCTGGAATGAGGGGCCCACCATCCAGag ACTACTATGATAATTCAGGGAATGGAGAACCCTTTTTTAAGGGAATGTCATCCAGAGGTCCCCCTCCAATGAAGAGAGGACCCCCAGTTCGCAACGGAGGTCCCCCACCCAAGAGGTCTGCCCCGTCCGGTCCCATGAGCAGAG cccCCATGTCAAGGGACAGGGATCCTTATGGTCCACCCCCTCCTCGCAGAGACTCCATGATGTCCAGGAGGGATGACTACCCATCACCAAGAGATGACCATTACAACTCCAAAGATAG CTACTCCGGCCGAGATTATAATTCCAGAGATTCAAGGGACTACGGACCACCTCAACGAGATTATTCATACAGAGAGTACTCCAATTCCAGCTCCCGAGATGACTATGGCTCAATGTCGAGAGGATACAG TGACCGCGATGGTTATGGGGGAGGCCGGGAACCCAGAAGCTACATGGATCGTTCAAGTGGTGGCTCCTACAGAGATTCATATGACGGTTACG GTAACTCTCGAAGCGCCCCACCTTCACGGGGCCCCCCACCAACCTATGGTGGGAGCAGTGGAAGCAGTCGTTACGATGACTATGGCAGCAGTTCCCGGGATGGCTATGGCAGTCGTGACAGTTACCCCAGCAGTCGGAGTGACCCATATCCACCTAGCCGTGGTGAGCGAATGGGCAGGCAGGAGAGGGGCCCAGCTCCCCCTGTTGAGAGAGGCTACCCTCCTCGTGATTCATACAGCAGCTCAAGTCGTGGAGGGCCACGTGGTGGCCGTGGTGGCAATCGACCCGATAGAGGGATGGCTCGCAGCAGATACTGA